GATTTTAACGAAATCAAGAAAACTAAAATAAATCTGGGCTACCTATATGGAATTTCACCACGAAGCACCATGAAATATTTTGACCTGGGAATCTATAGGCATTTACCCCTCCGGCATCAATCCCGATGGAACAAAATCAAATTATGCTGGAAATTTAGACAAAAGTGGAATTTATATTGTTGGTTTACAAAATGAATCTATAAAAAATTTAAAGATACTTTTATGGAACCAATATGCTGAGGATATATTCAATTCTGCATTGTTCCAAATGGATTATAAATACGATTTGAATCCCAATTCTAAACTGCTTTTTGGCTTTCAATCAATTTATCAAAATGCATTGAATTTTGGCGGAAATGAGGATCAAAGCAAAACTTATTTCAAAAAAAATGGTACTTCTCAAACCTTTGGAGGAAGATTAGGTTGGCAAAATAAAAAAATAGAATTTACTTTAAACTACAACCGAATAACGGCTAAAGGTCGGTATCTCATGCCCAGAGAATGGGGTCGAGACCCGTTTTACACCTTTATGGCCAGAGAACGAAATGAAGGTTTTGGGGATGTGCACGCTTTAATGACCAAAATACAATATTCAAATCCTAAAAAGAGATTCAAATCGCAACTAGCAGTTGGATATTTTGATTTACCAGATGTAAAATACGTTGCCCTGAATAAATACGGATTGCCTTCTTATGTTCAAACAAATGTAGATTTTCGCTATCAATTTCAAGGAATGTTAAAAGGTTTTGACGCGCAAATATTGTATGTACACAAATTCAATTTAGTTGAAAATTACGGCAATAAAAATTTTATTTTCAATAAGACCAACATGGGTAATATCAATTTAATAGTCAACTTCAATTTTTAAGCCCTTGTTTTATAATAAAGACTGTAGTCTCATTACTAAAAAAAAGAACATTTATTTAGCGCTAAACCACAACTACACTTTAATATTCCCTCTGTTTTTTAAAAACATAACTTCTATAATTTTACTAGACATAGAGGTGCTCACACCTAAATGATTGGATAAAATTTCAATAAGACTTTTTTCTTCTTTTTCTAATGTTCCGTCAGCTAACAAGACATCTAAGGCTAGAGCAAACAAGGTTTCTTTATCTTCGGTTTCTATCCAAGAACAACATGCTTTGATATATTTAAGCTGTCCCAACTCTTTATAAAATGCAATGGCAGTTTCATAATAAGGTCCAAAATCTACATTCTTAAATTTTTCCTTAGAATACAGTATTCTTGATAGCGATTTTCTTTCGGCTTCAGATATATGATGATCCGCTTTTATACAAGTATATAAAATTCCTAACCAAGCCTCAGCTTCAGATTGAATTGGATTTTCTCCCATAGTATTAATGTCGTTTTCCAAAATATTTTTTGCTAAATTTACAATTAACCATTTATAAAAACAATCTTGAGTGTGTGTATATTTTGATGTCATAAAAAAATTCATAATAACAAGAGACTAACACAAACTTAACAGCCTAAAATTGAGGTTAAAAGAGGAACATTTTATATATTAGCATATAAATATTAATTTAAACTATAATTTTTATCTATTGAATTTTTAATTCACTACGAATGTTTTAAATAACTTTGTAATCAGAAAAATAAAAACAAACATACTATGGAAAATAATGCAAAACCAACCTCTTACAATGTTAACGGAGAGAGTAAATGTCCTTTCTCTGGAGCTTCAACATCTGCTCCAAAACAAAGCACTACTCACGGTAAAACAAATCGTGATTGGTGGCCTAACCAACTTAATTTAAAAATTCTGCGTCAAAATTCATTAGAGAACAATCCCATGGGAGCCAACTTTAATTATGCCGAAGAATTCAAAAAAGTAGATTTAGAGACTTTAAAAAATGATATTAAAGAAGTTATCACAACTTCTCAAGACTGGTGGCCTGCAGATTACGGAAGCTACGGTCCCTTTTTTATACGTTTAGCTTGGCACAGTGCAGGAACATACCGTATTGCAGATGGTCGTGGTGGAGCTGGTTTTGGAACACAAAGATTTGCACCATTAAACAGCTGGCCAGATAATGCCAACTTAGACAAAGCTCGTTTGTTGTTATGGCCCATAAAACAAAAATATGGCAACAAAGTTTCATGGGCAGATTTAATGGTATTAGTGGGGAACTGTGCCTTAGAATCAGCAGGATTTAAAACGTTTGGTTTTGCTGGAGGTCGTGTAGACGTTTGGGAACCACAAGAAGATATTTATTGGGGACCAGACAAAGAATGGTTGTCTTTAAGTACAGAACCACACAGCCGTTACTCAGGAGATCGTGAGTTAGAAAATCCTTTGGCTGCTGTACAAATGGGGCTTATTTATGTAAACCCAGAAGGACCAGATGGAAATCCAGATCCACTATTAGCAGCACGTGACATTAGAGAGACATTTGCACGCATGGCTATGAATGATGAGGAAACAGTTGCCTTGATTGCAGGAGGACACACACTAGGAAAAACTCACGGTGCTGCTGATCCTAATGTATATGTAGGCGCTGAACCAGCAGGCGCATCTATTGAAGAACAAAGTTTAGGCTGGAGAAATACGTATGGTACAGGAAATGGTGCAGATACTATTACTAGTGGACTAGAAGGAGCTTGGACTACTACACCAATAAACTGGAGTAATAATTATTTTGAAAACCTATTTGGCTTTGAATGGGAATTAACAAAAAGTCCTGCAGGAGCTCATCAATGGAAGCCAGTAGGAAATGGCGGTGCGGGAACAATTCCTGATGCTCATGATGAATCAAAAACGCACCAACCAATGATGCTTACAACCGATTTATCTTTACGCGTTGATCCTGCTTATGAGAAAATCTCTCGTCACTTTTTCGAAAATCCTGATGCTTTTAATGATGCATTTGCAAGAGCATGGTTTAAGCTGACTCATAGAGATATGGGGCCAAAAGTACGCTATTTAGGAAACGAAGTACCAGCTGAAGAGCTAATTTGGCAAGATCCAGTTCCTGAGGTTACATTTGAATTAATTAACGAGCAAGACGTTGAAGCACTTAAGGCTTCTGTTTTATCATCTGGATTAAGTATCTCAGAGCTTGTAAGTACAGCATGGGCATCGGCTTCTACTTTTAGAGGATCTGATAAGCGTGGTGGGGCAAACGGTGCTCGTATTAGACTAGAACCACAAAAAAGTTGGAAAGTAAACAATCCTTCTCAACTTGATCGTGTTTTAGCTACGTTAGAGAATATCAAAAATGAATTCAATTCTCATAATACTGATAAAAAAGTATCTATTGCCGATTTAATTGTACTAGCAGGAAATGCAGCAGTTGAAAAAGCTGCAGCAAATGCAGGAATTCAAGTTAAAGTTCCTTTTGCCGCTGGACGTACGGATGCTTCACAAGAGCAAACAGATGTTGAGTCGTTTGCAGTTTTAGAGCCACAAGCTGATGGATTTAGAAATTATGTAAAAACTAAATATACCGTTTCTGCCGAGGAAATGTTAATTGACAAAGCGCAGTTATTGACATTAACAGCTCCAGAAATGACAGTTCTTGTAGGCGGTATGCGCGTATTGAACACTAATTTTGATAAATCTCAAAATGGAGTTTTTACAAGCAGACCTGAAACACTTACTAATGATTTCTTTGTAAACTTATTAGATTTAAGAACTACTTGGAAAGCCGTTTCAGAATCTGACGATGCTTTTGTAGGTAGTGATAGAATGGCTGGTGGATTAAAATGGATTGGAACAAGAGTTGATTTAATCTTTGGTTCTAACTCTGAATTAAGAGCACTTGCAGAAGTTTACGGATACCATGATGCACATGAAAAATTTGTA
This portion of the Flavobacterium sp. CECT 9288 genome encodes:
- a CDS encoding TerB family tellurite resistance protein, giving the protein MTSKYTHTQDCFYKWLIVNLAKNILENDINTMGENPIQSEAEAWLGILYTCIKADHHISEAERKSLSRILYSKEKFKNVDFGPYYETAIAFYKELGQLKYIKACCSWIETEDKETLFALALDVLLADGTLEKEEKSLIEILSNHLGVSTSMSSKIIEVMFLKNRGNIKV
- the katG gene encoding catalase/peroxidase HPI, coding for MENNAKPTSYNVNGESKCPFSGASTSAPKQSTTHGKTNRDWWPNQLNLKILRQNSLENNPMGANFNYAEEFKKVDLETLKNDIKEVITTSQDWWPADYGSYGPFFIRLAWHSAGTYRIADGRGGAGFGTQRFAPLNSWPDNANLDKARLLLWPIKQKYGNKVSWADLMVLVGNCALESAGFKTFGFAGGRVDVWEPQEDIYWGPDKEWLSLSTEPHSRYSGDRELENPLAAVQMGLIYVNPEGPDGNPDPLLAARDIRETFARMAMNDEETVALIAGGHTLGKTHGAADPNVYVGAEPAGASIEEQSLGWRNTYGTGNGADTITSGLEGAWTTTPINWSNNYFENLFGFEWELTKSPAGAHQWKPVGNGGAGTIPDAHDESKTHQPMMLTTDLSLRVDPAYEKISRHFFENPDAFNDAFARAWFKLTHRDMGPKVRYLGNEVPAEELIWQDPVPEVTFELINEQDVEALKASVLSSGLSISELVSTAWASASTFRGSDKRGGANGARIRLEPQKSWKVNNPSQLDRVLATLENIKNEFNSHNTDKKVSIADLIVLAGNAAVEKAAANAGIQVKVPFAAGRTDASQEQTDVESFAVLEPQADGFRNYVKTKYTVSAEEMLIDKAQLLTLTAPEMTVLVGGMRVLNTNFDKSQNGVFTSRPETLTNDFFVNLLDLRTTWKAVSESDDAFVGSDRMAGGLKWIGTRVDLIFGSNSELRALAEVYGYHDAHEKFVTDFVAAWTKVMNLDRFDLV